A single Elaeis guineensis isolate ETL-2024a chromosome 15, EG11, whole genome shotgun sequence DNA region contains:
- the LOC105058494 gene encoding peptidyl-prolyl cis-trans isomerase FKBP12: MGVTKQILTAGQGPKPVKGQTVTVHCTGFGKDGDLSKKFWSTKDPGQKPFTFKIGLGSVIKGWDEGVMDMQVGEVARLQCTPDYAYGANGFPAWGIQPNSVLVFEIEVLGMQ; this comes from the exons ATGGGCGTCACGAAGCAAATCCTCACGGCCGGTCAGGGCCCCAAGCCCGTCAAAGGCCAAACCGTCACCGTCCACTGCACCGGCTTTG gaAAGGATGGCGATCTCTCGAAAAAGTTTTGGAG CACAAAAGATCCTGGGCAGAAGCCATTCACTTTTAAAATTGGTCTGGGTTCAGTCATAAAAg GATGGGATGAGGGTGTGATGGACATGCAAGTTGGTGAAGTTGCTCGCCTTCAG TGCACTCCAGATTATGCTTATGGAGCTAATGGATTTCCAGCATGGGGAATTCAACCCAACTCGGTCCTAGTTTTTGAGATTGAAGTCCTCGGTATGCAGTAA
- the LOC140853979 gene encoding uncharacterized protein yields the protein MHAVKEGKGSRTSRDVARKSLITRVVPFNSTSCGRRAGIGVPEASTPHRSPFSFLFHRVNPLSSRTLWSIAKKYKYISLTKTPLSPPIPGHLRCTAPNGRPSITGEIKKEKSPTISHPSGWDEGVMNMQVGELLAFSALQIMLMELMDFQHGEFNPTRS from the exons ATGCATGCCGTTAAGGAGGGGAAAG GGTCCAGAACTAGTCGTGACGTTGCACGGAAGTCGCTTATCACGCGCGTTGTACCTTTTAACTCTACCTCATGCGGAAGAAGAGCAGGAATCGGCGTGCCGGAAGCTTCCACGCCTCACCGTTCccccttttctttccttttccatcGCGTGAACCCTCTGTCAAGTCGAACTCTGTGGTCGATCGCAAAGAAATACAAATACATCTCGCTGACAAAGACGCCGCTCTCTCCACCGATTCCCGGCCACCTCCGATGCACGGCACCGAATGGACGGCCCTCGATCACCGgcgaaataaagaaagaaaaatctcCTACCATTAGTCACCCCTCAG GATGGGATGAGGGCGTGATGAATATGCAAGTTGGTGAATTGCTCGCCTTCAG TGCACTCCAGATTATGCTTATGGAGCTAATGGATTTCCAGCATGGGGAATTCAACCCAACTCGGTCCTAG